A genomic window from Oryctolagus cuniculus chromosome 12, mOryCun1.1, whole genome shotgun sequence includes:
- the NGRN gene encoding neugrin — translation MAGTLSLWLGGRVRAAVSRCGFATRGVAGPGPVGREPDPDSDWEPEERELQELESTLKRQKKAIRFQKIRRQMEAPGAPPRTLTWESMEQIRYLHKEFAETWSVPRLAEGFDVSTDVIRRVLKSKFVPSLEQKLKQDQKVLERVGLAHAPPRLPAGHSVSGALLVPGDEASSKGQSPSTALRAVANTPGAGSPRRQKGRNPGPQGPQEEGLVPEAAAWARQRELPKSPTRDCTRPRRKGSQPSSDGKLEDLKAGGAGAQNFSSKVVQRGREFFDSNGNFLYRI, via the exons ATGGCGGGTACCCTGAGCCTGTGGCTGGGCGGGCGTGTCCGCGCTGCCGTCTCTCGCTGTGGGTTCGCGACCCGGGGCGTGGCGGGCCCGGGCCCGGTGGGCCGCGAGCCGGACCCCGATTCCGACTGGGAGCCTGAAGAGcgggagctgcaggagctggagaG caCCCTGAAACGACAGAAAAAAGCAATCCGATTCCAGAAGATTCGGAGGCAAATGGAGGCGCCTGGTGCCCCGCCCAGAACCCTGACGTGGGAGTCCATGGAGCAGATCCG GTATCTGCATAAGGAGTTTGCAGAGACCTGGTCAGTTCCCAGGTTGGCTGAAGGCTTTGATGTCAGCACTGATGTGATCCGAAgggttttaaaaagcaaatttgtaCCCTCCTTGGAACAGAAACTGAAGCAGGATCAGAAAGTCCTTGAGCGAGTTGGGCTCGCCCACGCACCGCCGCGGCTCCCTGCAGGCCACTCTGTGTCAGGGGCTTTGCTGGTGCCAGGAGATGAAGCCTCATCCAAAGGTCAGAGTCCCAGCACAGCTCTGAGAGCAGTCGCAAACACGCCTGGTGCAGGTTCACCAAGGAGACAAAAAGGAAGGAATCCAGGACCCCAGGGCCCGCAGGAGGAGGGCTTGGTGCCtgaagctgcagcctgggctcGGCAGAGGGAGCTTCCGAAGTCCCCCACTCGGGACTGCACGCGGCCCAGAAGAAAGGGGAGCCAGCCGTCGAGTGACGGGAAGCTGGAAGACTTGAAGGCGGGGGGAGCTGGTGCCCAGAACTTCAGCAGCAAAGTAGTGCAGAGGGGGCGGGAGTTCTTTGACAGCAATGGGAACTTCCTGTACAGAATCTGA